In Anas platyrhynchos isolate ZD024472 breed Pekin duck chromosome 15, IASCAAS_PekinDuck_T2T, whole genome shotgun sequence, the DNA window tggAGGAACAACCAGAGCAGGACACCAGGGCTGGAGCACAAAtgcaacagattttatttcagatcATTTGGCTGCTCGCAGTTGGAAGGCTGGCAACAGGGTGGGTCCAGCTCTAGCCACGGTGCCGTCTAACGGTACTTGGCAGTCAGCACAGCACCCACGGCGCACATGAACTTGTCCAGGGAAGCGTGGACCTCTGGGGTCAGGGCAGCAGGGTGGTGGATGGCAACCACCACCAGGAAGCAGTGGCCCAGGAACTGAAAGGCAAAAGGAGACGGTGAGCGAGTGGGGGAGGTAAAGGGGTGGCCAGATGGCCCAGGAGGGGTGCTGaagaggagctggggggagtCCCCAGACTCACTTTGAAGTTGACAGGGTCCACACGGAGCTTTTGGGCGTGGAGGTCACTGAGCTTGGAGAGAGCACCCGCGATGTCATCGATGTGGTTGACAGCCTCAACTAGGGCAGCCGCCACCTTCTTGCCATGGGCCTTGATCTGAGCAGAGCCGTGGGACAGGTCAAAGTGGGGGAAGTAGGTCTTGGTCTGGGGGTAGGCGATGAACATCCTGTGGAGCAGAGCGAGTCAGGGCCAGCAGGATCAACGGACAGGGGGGACAGATGGGGTGGGGTAGGACACGGACAGTCACGGTGGGGGAAAGCATGGGGTTAGAGAGGAGAGGATCGGGGACGGACAAAGGACGGGGACAGACACCTACCTCTCCAGGGTCTCGGCGCCATACTCTTCAGCATGGCCACCGATTTTGGAGAAGACACCCTTGACGTTGGTCTTGTCAGCCGCGGACAGCACCATGGTTGCAGCTCAGTGttggcagcccccagcacggGTGCCCCCACTGGTGCCGCCGGCCTTATATCCCCGTGCCGGCCcgggcgccgcccgcccccgcccgccccgccgcggctGGACCTCGGCCAGGCGGGGCCGCCGCCCTGCCCCGCCTGCGGCACCGGCACCACCGGGGGGGGGCGACCCCGGCATGAACTGGggtcggggttagggttagggggggTCTGACCCCGGCACGAGgtgggtttagggttagggtttgggggggctgaTCCCGGCATGAactgggttagggttagggttagggttggggttaggggaGTCTGAtggggttaggattagggggGTCTGACTCCAGCACAAGATGGGATTAAGGTTAGGGTTTGAGGGGGGAAGGTGACCCCGGCATGAGCTGGGATTgtggttggggttgggattaaGGTTAGGTTTGGAGGGGACTGACCCCAGTACAATCTGGGGTTAGTGTTGGGGTTGGTGGGTTCCAACCCTGACAAGAGCTGGGTTGGGGTTACGGCTAGGGTCTGTGCTGGCACAGGTTAAGGTTAGGGTCTGTGGTGACACAACTGGAGGATTCCCTGTCTCCTGGGAACAGGGTACACACAGCAGGGACAAGGGGTCAGCACCAGGCACAGATGCAAGCAccagcctgcaggagctgacagctggggaaggaaggaaggcacgCAGGGCCACAGTGGCCCATGGTGAGCCCTGTGCACCCTGAATGATGAAGGTGAGGAGGGcaaggaggatgaggagggcgAGGAAGATGAGGACGGCTGGCAAGGTGAGGGCAGCAGTGCTTCCAGTAGGTTCGAGAGCAGGCGGGTGGAGGACAGTTCACACCCCTGTTTCCTCCATGGCCAGCGGTTCTTATCATTTGTGTTTGGGGGAGATTAGCTTGACCTGGCACCATGTCAGAGCatgggaggaggggggagcagagcccagggaaAGAGTAGCAGGGCAGAGTGTTTTCATCCTGTGCACACATCAGTGGGGCAAACCGCAAAAGCAGACGAGCCCTTCAAACTGAAGGCACAGGAATATTTGGGGGTAAAAGAACATGGAGACAGATTTAGATAATGCTTCAGAGCATGGAGGAAGAGCACTGTGTGTTCATGAGTGCACTCACAAAAGCAggagccagcatggcacaaggACTCCCCAGAGCTGTTTCTGTGCATGCAGGGTCCCAGTATGCCcagtggcctgcactctgccaCTGCTTTCCTGATTGCACTTTCTCTCATCCCTCACAATCTCTTGTTACCTCCCTCTGGTGCCACAATGCAGAATAAACCCTGGGCTAGTTTAATATCTTATAACCTATCATCTCCTTCAGATCTAAAGccagttattttgttttgttttattttgttttgctttgtttttgattCAGGCTCCAAGAATGTGAAACCAGTGGCATTGGAGtacagctctgcagggagcagctcaCACCTCCCCGGATGCCATGGGAGGAGCAGACACACAGGGCAGGGGCACTTCTCAGGCACTTGCTAGGTATTTGTGGCTCAGGGGCTTGAGACCAAGAGCAGTGTTTGTACTTCATGGTtcacagtggattttttttcactctgtgAACTTGTCTGATTGCCTGTGGAGCTCATGCAGGCACTTAGCTCCCACAGCATCCCAAATCAAATCCTAAACAGTCATGGTGACAGAGCCAGGAAGAGTTAATCCTTCCCCAGAAAAAATCCTTCAAGGAGATCCAGGAACCGTGGTTGGCCTCACATACCCTTACCCCCGACCCAAGGTTTGCAGGCATGGGCAGGTGGCAGGCTGAGCTCTGTCCCCGAGGTCCTGCTACCAGCTTCAGGATTGTGTTTAACTCGGCAGGTCCCAAGTTGGGATgggagagtgagcagggccctGGAGAGTAGCCATGGACCCCAGAGCcagtgccccctccccacctccacagccagccccaccagcaggtCTCTCCATTCTGAAGGATGTGGGGAAGCAACCCAGCCCTCCCTGGGACCCCCGATGCCCAGTCccagcacacacagacacagagcTGTGGTAATGGTGTCTTTATTGAAGGTGCAAGGGTGCAGGCAGTGGCTCATCTGTACTTTTCAGCCAGCACGGCAGCCACGGCGGACATGAACTTGTCAAAGGCAGCATGCATCTCGGGGCTGTAGTCTTTGCCCAGGTGTGCGGCCAGCACCACCTGGAAGCACTGCGCCAGCAGCTGCAAGGCAAACCAGGGCTTAGTACCCCTGCTCTGGACAGACAGCCCTGAGTCTCCCTCACTCCCCCCCCCTGAATCCCCCTGAGGCCCTGAGTCCCCCTGAGTCCCCCACCCTGGCCCTagcccctgcccagctcccatTCCAGACACAATCCCAGCCTCTGGCCCACATCCCAGATGCaatcccagcccctgctgtcTGGCTGCTGGCCCCCAGGACCCTGGTACCCAGGACCGCAGGACCCTGGCCCTCAGCCCCCAGGACTGCCAGACCCCAGGAACCTCAGACCCCTGGACCCCCAGACCCTGCACCCCAGACCCTCAGACCCCCAGACCCAAGGACCCTAGTCCCCGCTTGCCTTGAAATTGACGGGGTCAACACGCAGGTTGTAGGCGTGCAGGTTGCTGAGCTCAGACAGGGCCTGGCTGAGGTTGTCCAGGCTCTTCACGGCATTGCCCAGGGCAGCTGCCACTTTCTTGCCATGGCCACGGACCTGTTCAGAGCCGGGATGCAGGTCGAAGTGGGGGAAGTAGGTCTTGGTCTGGGGGTAGGCGAGGAACATCCTGCCGGAGCGAGGACAGTCAGTTTTGGTGCCCTGCTGCTTTGCCCATCTCAGCCCACACCCCGTGGCTCTCTGGGTCCCAGCCCGCACCCTCTGCAgggctcctgctccctgctgcccaccccgtGAGTGCCCCCTGGGCCCAGCCCACACCTCTGCAGAGCTTCACTTCCGAATTCCTCCTGGTGGCCAGCCACCTTCTCCCACAACTGCGTGATGAGCTTCTTGTCCTCGGCGGTCAGCATGGCGGCAGCTGGTGTGGCAGGCTGGCAACTGACGGGTTTCTGTGGTGGAGACACCCGTGGGGCCGAGCTCTTATAGCACCCTGCGCTCCCGCCCTGGCCTTATCTTATCAGCGTGGAGGGGTGGAGGGGCTGAGGCCACGCAGTGCCGGGAccagggagaggctgcagcagttCCTTGGGGGGCCCCAGCTTCCCCCGAGGGGGCCCTGGGGGCCCGGCCCCAAGGGGGGCCCAGATGGGGCtccactgctctgctctgccctgctctgcccttccaGCTGAGCTGGCCCCCACAGGTGGCATTGCCACAGCAGGCAGAAGGGATCCTAGGCAGCCCCTCACCAGGCCTGGGGCCGGGGAGAGcacccagcagggctgtgccttGCAGTCAGCAGCAGCCATCAGCACATCCCATGGGTGCCACAGGCCAGCCACAGCCTTGGTCTTCCTTGCTGGTGCTCCTGTCCAGATATGCCATTCTCCCCTTGCCAAGGCCCTGCTTGGTTCTTTGTCACTTGTGTCAGGGCAGATCCCACACCTGCCCGTGGCCCTCCTGTCCTCCAGCCTCTGGCACATGCAGCCCACTCTGAGCAAAGATCGCTCGGGCCACCTCTGCTCCCCgtgctgcctttgctttctgcatGCTCCCAATGCCTCTGAGCTAGAGCCATGGACAACCTTTGGGGCAAGCCCTAGCAGGTCATGCCATGGACCTGCTGTGGGAAAGGCATCTCTCCATCAGTCCAGAAAAATCTGGGTGGGGGAAGAACCTCTTTCATTGGTACATTGTCTTTCCAAagtcatggaatcatagaatcctagaatcataaaggttggaaaagatctccaagatcatctggtccaaccatcaccctaccaccactatcacccactaaaccatgtccctaagcaccacgttcaaactttccttaaacacccccagggatggtgacttcaccTCCTCCCTGGGTGACCTGTTCCAAGGCCTGACTacactttctgagaagaaattctCCAAAATtctccaacctgaacctcccctggtacaacttgaggccattccctctagtcctatcactataGGTCCATACCTTCATGATTTTCAGGCCTGCACTTGTTGCCTCATTCCCATCCCAGTATGTGCTCGTGCCTCTCCACAAATGCTAGGACACTCCATAGGGGCTATGGTGCTTGAGGACTGTCATATCTTTCATTTATCTCTGTATGAAGTCATTGATACAAGTTTGGGTTTAGGCATGTACCAGGTGCTGACCTACCAGATCCCCCTGACTTGAGCacgttcaggctggatatcaggaagaggttcttcactgagagggtggtcgcgaactggaacaggctccccagggcatagtcatggcaccgagtctgttggagtttaagaagcgtttggattgtgctcttagtcacatggtctgagtttttgggcagacctgtgtggtgccaggattTGGACTCAaagatccttatgggtcccttccaaactggaatattctatgattctatgatactacCTTCTAAGTTGTTGATTTAAACTTCTTAGCTACCCAAAAACCCACCAACATAGTGTGCTTAAAAATCTTACTAGTCACAGAAAATGCTGTGGTACACTTTAACAGGTTTAGAGCAGTTTGATGGTTTCAGACCTTCTGCATCTTCTCTCTCACAATTACCCAAATTCAGAGCCTAAATTTTGTAAATTAGATGAACAGTGCAGCTCACTGCACCAATTCAGGCTTGTTGATCAGAGTTTGCTTAAGACTTTGTACCCATCTTTTCATGTCAAAACTCCTCTGAGACACACATGGACAGTGAATGTAATTTGATAAATATCTCACTGAAAGAACAGGGATATAGCTCAGCAAAAGAAACAGGGGTCACCCAGTCCTTAGACACAGGTCCTTTCTAAGATGCACTATATGTTGTTTGTTCCACGTGTGGGGAGCTTATCTAGTCTTTGGCCTGTTCACAGCATGTGGCTTACTTAGGTAGAGAATACAACAACAAATGAAGGGACTTCTGATTTTCAAACCTCTCTAAACATTCCTGTATTTTCATGAAGAAGTGATGCATCACTGTAAGTCTTGGGAAGACTTTGGAAGAAGAAGTAAGGATGTAAACAAAACAGCTCACACATCTTTTAGCATCTGGGAGCTGGGAAGGAGTCAGTGGGAGTCAGGAGGGCCTTGGCCAGTGAGGCGTGAGTAGATATGTATGGAAGATTCATGCCTCCCCCCAGGGTGACTGTTGATACAGGCCAGCAATACAGGTGACCTGTATTCTTCCATCACCTTTTTCCAGACAAACACTCATAATTTCTGATCCCCCAGATGTCATCAACACTCCAGTGTTAAGTGTTCATTCCAGTGACCACTAGTTTTCCCAAATTTCAAATGCATGCAAAGTTCCCAGTATATAAACAGGAAACGTCAAGCTGAGGGGACGGTCCCTTTACCAAACAGATGTGACTAGCAGGTGTGATAGCCCAAGGTGTTCAAGAAACACCAAATACCTTGACCAGACCCTGTGAAGAAGAGCATGCAAATACAATGCTCAGCATCACCTTGTGCACATCCCACCATATGAAATGCAGCTATTGTTCAGAACAGGCTGTGCTGGATTTTGGAGAGGCCAAATGAAAAGCCTGGGTCCATTCAATATCCTAGAAGGGTAAAAGAATGCTTCCTAATCAGCTTTCCATATTATGTAGAGATTTCAGGACACCCCTACCTGAACACTACAGTGTAAGTGGAACATATGAAGATGAAAGCACAGAGACCATAGCTCAcagtttaattatttattgtGGTTTGCAGATGACCAAGCCCCTGCATAGGGGATTTGAGAGGACTGCATAGGAAGGAGTGAATACCCCAAAGCTTGGCAGCTGTGATGTGCCATGGATGTGCGTCCCTCATCCTCTGTGGAGGCCGTTTATCTGTACTTCTCAGTcagaacagaagaaacactgGACAGGAACTTGTCCCATGCAGCATGGACTTCTGGGGTGAAATCACTGGGATAGCGGGCAGCCACAGAGCACAGGATACAGTGGGAAAGCAGCTGTAAGGGAAAACAAGATAAATTCAATTGTAATCAGTAACAGATGCCAGTCTGAGGGTCTGCAATTGACCTTGGTTTGTCCCAGAATGTCTGGGATGACAAATACATGTCCCAAACAGGTGATGCTAGTGCCTGAAGAAGGAGTGTGTGAAGAAGCAGACTGGCCTCTTGTATTATATGGGCAAAAGGCACTGCTTGATATAAATCCCTTTTTCCTATTGTCTCTTTCTTCTTCACCAAAGGGAATTCAGATTTTATTAAGACTATTCAGGGAAGGTGATACCACCTGACATGTAGGGAAGATTGATAAATTACAACAAAGGCAGCAAGGACTCAGGTCTGTCTAACACAAACCACAGAAGCACCTTGAATAGTTCTTTGCTTGACCTGAACCAGATGTTTTATTAGAAGATCCAGTCTCAGGTTAAAAATCAGATTGGGAACCAGCAGCAACATGAGTTGACAAGGCTGTACCATACAGTCAGGGATCAAACAACCATTAGCAAAATGATCTGTGGTCTGTAGTtatgtgactgttttcattctttaaaatgtctgtgttCACTTACCTTGAAGTTCACTGGGTCCACCCTAAGGATGTAAGCATGCAGCTCACTGAGTTTGGCCAAAGCGCCTCTAATGTCATCAATGTTCTTCACAGCTTCCCCAATGGCATTCATGACCTTGGAACCATGACCACGAAGCTGAGTTGAGCCTTGGCTGAGATCAAAATGAGGGAAGTAGGTTTTCGTCTGGGGATAGCTGGAGAAAAGCCTGGAGGAGAACATGATAATGAAGTTTGGCAGTGGAAAAGGCATGCATGATCTGACAAAATCTCTGGGCAAGTACACTGAAAAACCCACCAGCTTCAGAAGTACACTTCTTGAGCAGTTAACAGAGCTTGGAAACTTGAAGCTGGCATCAGAAGGTCTTTCTGCTCTTAAACCTCTTTTGTAGTATGTACAGATTAAACAATGGGCTAATCTATACATACTAGAGAAgaatgaaatgttatttttttaaaaacataatgtattttttttaataaatattagcCCCAAATTGTCACTACATTTCCTGTATTACACTGTAAGCTAGTTTCCaggacttctgaaaaaaatctgaaaaaaaatattaaccttTTTGTGACAGCTTGCTTAATTTGAATGACTGGTTTGCTGGGCTGTACTTCCTGCAGGGTCCAGTTTTGTTATTTCCTAACAGTTTTTTATGTATCAACTGGAGCCATGAAACATGAGTACCCAGTGAATCTCATGGACAGCTATTCCCTTTATGCCCATCATATGACAACTTACATGATAAATGACTGAAAGTTCATTTCCTAATAGTAATAACTCTGTTTTAGGTCATCAAGTATGAATGACTTCGAATTTCTCTTCAGGGTTCCTACCTATCAGTTCTTCTGAATTTCTATAATCAAAGTAAACCCATAAAATTGTTTAGGAAAGTATCTTTGCTGTAAGATTTTGAAGCCATCTATTAGAATTTAGTAACACAGACGTaattccaggggaaaaaaaaaaaaaaaaaaaaaaaagtcatattagACACCATGGAGATAATCAAGCAATTCTCATCAGTCTCAGTGTGACTGTATGAATCTTACCCATATGACATTTACACAAGAAGCATCCTAATAGCAAACTCAGAGGTGGCACCCTCTGGAGAGGGTGTTCAGGGTGACTTACCTCTCCAGTGATTCTGCCCCAATGGCATCAGCTTGGGTAGCCACCTTGGCCCAGATGGTGATCACGGCAGCCTTCTCAGCTTGAGTCAGCGTCATTGTGTGGGAGAGTGCGGGCTCAGGCTCCTTGCAGTGAACGCTCAGAGCAGGTTTGTACTAGTTGCCCTCACAGCCCTGGTTATAAAGAGGCAGAGGAGAGTGGACCTTGGGGTCTGTCCACGTTCATTGGTCACTCCAGAGGCCCACCCATAGAGGTGGGAGACTCTTATCTCCCCGTGAAACAAAGCCTTTTTCGGAAAGGGTCAGTGCACTGGCCTTCTGTTTTGCTGGTGTTATCAGCTTCTTGCTTCTTAACATAATGGCTATGtggcctgaaaaaaaatgtctggacACATATTGATACATGAACAGAGAGAGAGTGCTGGAAAATTCCAGTGATGGCAGATTAAGACACGTCTTTAAGCTGAGGAGCAGGTGGATTTCAAACATACTAAGAAGCTTGGAGAAAAATCTTTACGTTACCTTGCTTCACAGATGTCAACACCAGACCATGTCTTTCATGCATATCATACACTTCCAATTCAAGTGGCCATCACATGTCCTAATATTATGTTAAATACTTCCTGGGTAGGGCTgggaacaggctgggagatgcACAGCATAGTTCAGAGTGGGAGTGAGACCCTGCTTTTGTGGAAAACTGTGCAGATTTTGCCACCTGTTTGAGCACTTCCAGGCATTTGCCAGCCTATTGCAAAGAATTAGGGACCCACTCCACTATTGATATTGCTTATTACGGCAACAGTAGTAATGATTCATATGGATACAGGGAGAGAGCTTATGAATTTGAGACCTCATGAAATGGAGAATATTTATTCTAGAAAGAGGCACGTAGAAAGAGAAAACCCAGTTGGATGCACATGCTTTCTTACTGTCCGTGGATCTCAAAGTGCTGAGACCAGAGGGCTTCCTAAGACAGTTAACATAGATGTTTCCCAGCAGTTTATTTCCTTAACCTACAATTCCCTCCTATAGAGATCTGAGTTACATCACTAAGTGCCTCATACCGCATCTCTCTGATTTCTAGCTGTATGGTTCCTACCGTTAATTATCCCTGGTGCTGTAAAATAGCCCTCAGCACCTCAGACAGTGCTGGTATAAACTGTGCTACATGCTGGACATGCACAGGAAAGCCTGGTCCCATGCTAGAAAGCTTATAGCTACAGGGCTTGGACACACTTGATGGGTGAAGGACCAAATGAGTAAAGGAAAGACCAGCACAGGTCTGTAATCACAGATATGTGGGCAAAATGTCAAAGAAATACCCTTCTGGAGATGGTCGCTTCTGATCCTCAGAGAGTAGTATCCTGCCAGCACATGAAGCAGAGGTAAATCTCTCTGCCACCCTGATAAACCACAAGAGCAATACATACCACTGTGCATTGGCAGCAATGCACAGCAAGCTGGCTGGTACAGGCAGAGGCATCAGTGCTCTCTGCCCAAATAGCCTTGCACACTTGTGCTGAGGAGTTGATATGTCAAAACCAGATTCCTTGCCAAGACATTTCACAACGCTACCAACAGCTACAGACGATGCTCCCCAAACATGGTTGTCCTGCTAAGATGAAAGCCCTTCTAAGGATCTAATGATACTTGGGTCATGTATGCGTTGGAGTATGTCCAGCCAACAGTTATCTGAATGAAAGTAGCAGTGCCAGTGCAATCATACCACCCAGCTCCCCTAAATGTCACACAGGCGCATGCACCAAATGTGGAGCTTCTCCTGAGAGCTACGGTGTGGCTGTCCTGTGCTGCTGGGCACTGGAACCTGACTGCCAGCATGTGTTGGGTTTGGGGTGTGATGTTcttatagtttttttttgtgtgtgtgtgtgcgggggggggggggggggaggtttggCCTTCACATGAAGATAGGTCTCttctataaaatgaaaatattatatgCAGTTTATATAGTATAAACGGAGGGAGGTATCAAGGGAGGCTGTATTCATCACCTCTTACtatatgaattaaaaaagaagaagaaaaaaaaaactttgcagATTTCCCACAGGAAAATTACTATGATAATAATGCTGCTGTTGTTTGTCTCCTCCCAAAAGTGTTGCCTCTTACATTGCCCACTGCATGGCAATGCTCCAAGTTCTGCTCTGTGAGAGTGCTTGCGAGAAGCCACTGTGACTCAGATATAGCCAGGCAGAGGCCAACAATACTCCTTCCTATTTTGTTGCCAACTGTTTAACCTGAATATCAGTCCTCCATGACTGGAGGATTAAGGCCTGTGTAGGTACAAGGATCAAAGCAATGCCTGCACTGGAGGCTTGTTGGTTTATATGTataaattttcacagaatttgAATTCATTTTCCAAGAGTTGCTCTTGCATTATCATAAAAGCCAGAGCAGCCAACAGGTGACAGTGGTTTGCCAGAAGGACCTAACCACTTGCCTACAATCAGGGTTGTGCTGGGGACAGCTTCAGGAACTCTTTAGAAACATGTTTGGTGGGAGAAGTATGATTTACAGCCATATGTGGCAATGTGACAGGAAGAGCGATGGGCTCTGCCCTTGCATGGGCTTCTCAGCCAAGTTCTTCCATTCCACTGTTTCAGCTACCCACAGGACACAGAGGCGTGGAGGTCCTGGCCTACGCGATGCAATGAGCTGGACAACACAGCTGCTGTTATTCC includes these proteins:
- the LOC101792412 gene encoding hemoglobin subunit alpha-A yields the protein MVLSAADKTNVKGVFSKIGGHAEEYGAETLERMFIAYPQTKTYFPHFDLSHGSAQIKAHGKKVAAALVEAVNHIDDIAGALSKLSDLHAQKLRVDPVNFKFLGHCFLVVVAIHHPAALTPEVHASLDKFMCAVGAVLTAKYR
- the LOC101800713 gene encoding hemoglobin subunit pi — its product is MTLTQAEKAAVITIWAKVATQADAIGAESLERLFSSYPQTKTYFPHFDLSQGSTQLRGHGSKVMNAIGEAVKNIDDIRGALAKLSELHAYILRVDPVNFKLLSHCILCSVAARYPSDFTPEVHAAWDKFLSSVSSVLTEKYR
- the LOC101800520 gene encoding hemoglobin subunit alpha-D; translated protein: MLTAEDKKLITQLWEKVAGHQEEFGSEALQRMFLAYPQTKTYFPHFDLHPGSEQVRGHGKKVAAALGNAVKSLDNLSQALSELSNLHAYNLRVDPVNFKLLAQCFQVVLAAHLGKDYSPEMHAAFDKFMSAVAAVLAEKYR